TCGTCTCACACTGTGAGTGGTTTGTTCACGTGTTCGTTTttcgtatattaatttacatttaaaatcccAAGTATTACGTCGATTCCTATCCTTGATCCTGTCCCGTTATCCTGCGTGCAGGCCCACGAAGCGTCATATCGCGCGTCACGCTCACATCTGCCTCTCTCGTCGATTTTTAATTACCGGAAGATCAAACGAGGGAAGGCAGAGGAAACAGATTGGCGAGTCGCGCGTGTTAATACGTACATGAGACCGTAGCTTATGTAACTGTCATTAATATAGAGTGCGTGTCCTCGTCTCTTGTTctccaaataatatttgtttgaccACGCAGAGGTAagtgtttaatgtttaaaactattattcgAAGGcgtagataatatttaatttccatcTAAATATATAGACATGAAGTAAGTTTCAAACccattttgtaatttgtttctttaaggGCACATATAGTAATGACGACTGTAGATACTTAATACTCGAATATGACTAACAATTTCTTGCTCTAtaagtttgatattaatatctaaACAGACAGGTGTCGCATTTCAATCGTGGTCTGTAGCACTAACGTACTAGTCGTGTCACCGACAGCTCTGCTTTACGCCACGATATTCGGCCACGTGACGACCATCATACAGCAGATGACTTCGGCCACGGCCAAGTATCACGACATGTTGAACAACGTGCGCGAGTTCATGAAGCTGCACGAGGTGCCGAAGGCGCTGAGCGAGCGCGTCATGGACTACGTGGTGTCCACGTGGGCCATGACTAAGGGCCTCGACACGGACAAGGTGGCAACATTTAAATGCACACAGACATACACACTAACATACGACTTCCTTTGGCAAAAGAACccaaaatatcaattattagcAAGTTAAGTCCGTAAAGGCGCCTTCAAAGAATATAtgcattcatttttataagtcATTCCTGCAACGATTCCTATTCATACTGTCGGAATTCCCCAACTTATAAGTTATACCCTTATACCGTACATTGACCGCAGGTGCTGAATTACTGCCCGAAGGACATGAAGGCCGATATCTGCGtccatttaaatagaaaagtttttaacGAGCACCCCGCCTTCCGCCTCGCGTCCGACGGCTGTCTTCGAGCGCTAGCTATGCATTTTCACATGTCGCACTCGGCGCCCGGCGACCTTCTTTACCACACGGGAGAGTCCATCGACTCGCTATGTTTCATCGTCACGGGCAGCCTCGAGGTCATCCAGGACGACGAGGTTGTGGCCATACTAGGTCAGTCAGCTCCACTCGAAGAACCGTACCGTAAGCTCAATTGAGGTAAAGAAAATTTCTCACGTAATATGTATGGCAGGTAAGGGAGACGTCTTCGGTGACTCGTTCTGGAAGGACAGCGCCGTGGGCCAGTCTGCCGCCAACGTACGCGCGCTGACCTACTGCGACCTCCATACCATCAAACGCGATCGCTTGCTCGAGGTGCTCGACTTCTACCAGGCGTTCGCCAACAGCTTCGCGAGAAATCTCACTCTAACATACAATCTTCGACATCGACTCATTTTTCGTAAAGTAAGCCGAAAATAACGACCACACCGAGACTTGACGCGAAAGAGACTTGTTGCCGATACACTGTTCGTCAGGTCGCGGACGTCCGCCGCGAACGCGAGCTGATGGAGAGGCGGAAACGGGAACCGCAACTGGAGCAAGCGCAGGACCACCTCGTGAGAAAGATCTTTTCTCGTTTTCGACGCGAACGAAGCGTGGCGGCGACACCCGCTCCCGCCCCACGCGCCTCCCTCGCCGCTCTCGTGCCGGCCGCGAGCGACCCGGAGCGCGGAGACGGTGAGGAAGCGCCCTTCTTAGATCGTCCGCTACGAGCGACTCATACACGCTCTCTCGCAGGTATGAGCAACGCCACCAGCACGGCCGCCGCCAGCGCCGAGGACGCAAAACAGGGAGCCGGAGCGGCCGCCGTCACCGCTAGAGGGAAGTGGGGTCGACTCGTGGCTAGCGGCTCCCTGGACGCGGGGGAGGCGCCTCGGGCCGCCTTCACCAGGTCACTGAGCGCTCGAGACCGACCCGCCGCCCCCGGGGCGAGTGACGCGACCACCGCGCCCACCATGGCTATCAAGGTGTTCGGCAACTCGCTACTCtacaaattttcaatatttactttttcgtcagaaatataaaaaaaaggtttaatttgaagaattttctttacttttttttttataaacataagatTAATTTGTAGAAACAGTGACCTGAAGAACTTCAGCTATCTTAACAAAATctgaattaaataagatttccaTTTGACATCCCTCGTAAGTCATATATGAGGAGACATCGAGGCCCCGATCACATAAACCTACTCGAAAATAATTAGCAAACTTAGACCATACGACAGCCTTCCGAAATTTCGACTTACAGAAACGGCTAGTtcgtttaatgagatctaagactttcgcgagttttattcatttaaatgaaactaatacttttcggatatactactcgtgttttatttttgtaaaaaactacatactcccgacgtatctgttactttgcagcaaccgtgatcacatctcGCCTGCCCATGATCATGTTATGTGATAAGTCTACCTAAATCTTCGAGTAGGAGGCTCGCTCTTTAAACTTTCGGAATGATAACTTATAAGAAATGTccatatagaatattttcgGGCGCGGTCGAGCCGGCAGCGTGCTGGGAGCGGCCGCCAGGAGGGAGCCCATCGACGAGGAGGCGGACGACAAAAAAGTCACTTCACCCGTCACCAGCAAGACGTCGACGACCACAGGCACGACCGCACCCGCTCAGGCGACCGCGCCCGCGCCGGCGCCGGCTCCCGCGGCCTCGTCCGCTTCTGCCGTCGCCAGCGTCTCGATGGCCACACCCGTACCAGCACCGGCGCCCGCCGCCGCACCTCCCGCCGCCGTCTCCGCACACGAGGCGGCGCTGGCTGAACTGAGAAGAGATGTTCGCACCGAAGTACAACGTCTCCAGCAGAAGGTTCGCGATCGAACTGTTTAGATCGAATCTACTTATCTTGTTGTGAACTTAACACGCGTACCTTGCTCTGGCCACAGTTAGGCCGAGTCGAAGAACTGCTGACGATGCTGGCGGCGCGACTGGGAGCGGAGCCTGCGGACGTGACGCCAGACAGCGAGAAGAATGAACGGTCCGACAGGGTCGAGCGCCTCGAGCGAACTGACCGAGCGGACCCTGCCTCTCTGGCCAGGAAGAGACGCACTAAGGTAACGCAGAGGACAGAGGACTTGACTCACGACTCACATACGGAAACCGCGGATCTAACGACCAGTGAAGAGTGTTCAGCTCTGTTAGTTTATGACTAGTGCAATCATTGAAGTTTAAATCATTTCATTCAGGCGCGGAGCAAAGGCGCCGCCCCGCAGGTGCCGACTCCGCCGGGAGAGTCCCCGGAGAGCCCGGCAGGCACGAGCGCCGCGAGCGGGGGCGCACTGCCGGCGGGAGCGAGCGCTGCGGCCGCTAGGAGGCGAGAGTTCGTGTAGCGCGCGGTGGCGGGGGGCGCGCCCTCCTAGCGAGTCGCCCGCCGCCACGACACGCTCCCACTCACACCACACTTCCAGCGACCTCCGCGCCAGTCGCAGCAATGAACGCGCTGAGGACGCACGACCCGCTCCCGGGCGGGGAGGAGGTCGAACGGAAGAGCAGCGAGGACTTTGGTCGCGAGTGAATCGTCCACAGAGACTCCGTTTTCGGTCTTCGATAAACTACGCTTGAGCAAAATTAGTTAGTTCGCAACAGGCTGTATGCATCGGCTACTGCCTACTAGTTACTTACATGAGGATATGAGGCGGTCGTCTTTATGACGGCCCAACACATGTGTGttgtaaataactaaatatttacttcgttcgataaataaaacattattatggtTGTAAAACGATAACCTTGAAAGGTGCTTTCCCGCACTAGGAAcatattgttgttatattaatttggcCATTTGAGTCTGTGCCACGAGAGACCTCGCCTGCAGACCCTGCACGAGGCTCGGCCATCACCCGCTACCCGCCAGTAACTCTAGGGTCTCGCCGTCTCACCGTCTCACCGTCTATGTACATACCACGGTCCACGCGACGCTCACGACTCGGCACACACGCCTGTCGCCGAGGCAGCAGTGAGCCGACCTCGCCCGCTGTTAGAGCAATATGTTGAAGTAtacatagtttatatttaggggtttgtaaaaatatataaataaattatactatacactcttatattttaaaattttgtaagcaATACTCTTTCACGATTTATTTCACTATCTTGTAAACATGATCACACAAACGaccaaatattttcttacgaTTACCAAATGTATGTTATGTGAGAGACGACGTCCCCGGACCGAGCTCAGCTTCTTGATGTTCTCTTAGCCGGCATATTGTAACCGTCGTTATATCCCCGGAACCGATCTCAGGTGGATCTCTTGCCCGGAGCCGCCGCTGTGGACCGTCTCTCAACATAACAATCATAAAGCAGACTTCGGATCTGTCCGTATTTTTGTGAGAACGCTttgatattaaagttaattattaaaatactgaaagaattattataaattaagcgATCACGTAGAATGGATCACATTTACAATGCGTCGATCTGACTCTCGTGCGTCGGCTGTCAccttgttattatataaaatgtttatttcatagttAATATTCATTGTAATCTAGAGAGACTCATTCGTAAACATATCTTTGTGAAAAGGCGCAGCATCATCACTCTCTCAGGGAACATCTTTAAACGGCGAAGTTTGTGAGCTGGCGACGGCCTGCGACCAGGTCCGGGTCGTTTGAGGGAGCCGCTCGTGTCGATTGTATTCTATGTCCGATGATCCAgctcatattataattttatgaaaataatatttgaccGGAACTTGTTGGACTCCTGTGTAGTATGTTGCAATCAGTGTGCTTAATTTTTTGCTGAAAAAATCGTACACCGACTGCTAGACATAGGTGGCGATCGAAAATGACCTGGAACACTAGGAGCTAGCAACTCTATTTAGAAATACATGTTTGTCGCAAAGAAATCATCCGTCGCCACGCCTTCCACTCACAACTTCGTACGATCATCACACAGTCAGTGAGGTCAGGACGAGCTCCGCACTACCGTCCGAAGCGCCGATTGTTCATTAGTTTATTTGTTgttgatgtttttaaattttatgaattaccTTCGAATCGACGCGCCGGCGCCTCGAGCCGAGGAATGACAGGGATAGGAGTGGAATATGTGTCGAGGGAAGGAAATCGTGCGAGGGCTCGGGGCGCCGGGCGGAGATCAAGCGCACCAACGGTCTGTCGCGAATACAGTTATAGACTAAAGGCGGACACCAGAGCCCCACGCTAAGACGCTGCTCCTATCTTTTTAACGAGAAATATATTATCGATACAAACACAAACTTGTTTTATTACCGACCGGACGGCCGTCCTCACGCGGCCCTGCGTCCTGTGCAGGCACTGGGTCCCACACTCACTAGCCACTATCACCGGtgtattaacttatttttgcAAATGAACCAATATCGAAGTTTTCTTTTCCTAAATCTgacttaaagatattttaccGAGGGTTCAAAACTTTACCTGAGGTTTACACTTTACTTTTGttcaaaatttgttattaattttattatgatcgcctgagacatatttttttttctttgacaaacataaaaaaatatctgctcAATTAAGTTTCAGTTTAAGGAAAATACGAAACTTAAAGTAAGAAAGTTATGAAGGAGGGAACTGCTGAAGAGCAATGTCGACTAACATGACAAAAGACGGAAGTAAATCCGAACATAAacttattttgatgtttttagtAAAAAGTTATAGACCTGATGAAAAgaatcgtttaaaaatatttcaaataataagttattttctaaaactcataagaataacaaaacaattaatattccaAGGACATGACCCTTGAAAGTAAAGTCAGACGGTATATCTAGTAACGTCGTGACACTAGTGATGCTTCTGTTTCTTGCGAGCTGGTTCCTAGCTCTACCTTTGTGTAATAATAGTCCTCCGTCATGTATGTAGATGGTCCTCGGCTCCTTCGCCGACTCGGAGCACCTGCTGCTCTCCCTCCTGGACTACTTTTACAGGACTTTCTGTCATCGTCGTCTGTCGTCATGAACATTTCAGTACTACAAAATGATGCAGATCGGTGTATAGGAACTCCATTCCTACGTCGATCATCCTGGAGACGGTGCGCGACAGGGACAGAGACAGGGATGAGATACTAGTCACCGATCCTATAGACAGTGGACAGAACGTCTCTCgatcaaaatcaaaatttgaACGCTATTCAAATCCAATTCCATCGTCTATTCTGTTCATCGACTCTTTGTGAGGCATCTTTAGACAAACACTAAAAGTTGTGAACAAACGTTGGCCGGGTTACACCGGACGAATGTGTGACGCTCACCGGCGCCCACGGGTTCACGGCAGGTTCGGGAACAAAGCGGGAGCCGAGCGGGAGCCATGGCCATAGTCAGGGGAAGGGAGGTCGAAATGAAACACACGGTTCAAATcctaactttaatatatacaaaaggaaatatattCGTGGAGCGATCCGGGACGACACGAGCACGAGACGACGACGCGACCGCGACACGACACGGAGTAGGGGGAGGGGGGACGAGAGGAGGACGAGTGAAGCGACCTCCTGTCCTCGCGCCGGCTGCAGCCCGGCCGGTGGTGGTGTCCCTCGCACGAGACCTCACCGTCGGTTTTTGAAGCCTTTACCGGGGTTGAAACTACTGTGTCGCGGCGCGCCCGGCCGAGGGCTGGTCGCGTCCTCCGGACGACTATTTACAATCTATAGCATGTACACGTGTATTTATATCGAATCCCATCCGCAGTCGTCTCAGAAACATCGCAGTGATCGCATTCAAACTAAAGATGTGGGGCGAAAATGAACACGTCGTGGCGCTCACGATAAATGCGGCGTGAGGAGGCGCGCGTCGGCCGGCGGCGGCTAGTGGCGGCGGTCGGGCGCGGCGGAGTGGTGCGACAGGTGAGACAGGGCCGAGTGCGCCGACGAGCAGATGTCCTGCAACGAGGGAGGAGCGGTCAGACGGCTCGGGAGCGGCCGGGAGCGGGCGGCGGAGGCGGACTCACCTGGTACGAGAACTGCGGGAAGTGCTCCTCCTGGATGCGCGCGAGGCCGGAGTCGTTATCGGGCGGCGTGAGCTCCACGGATTCGCCCGTGAACTCCGAGTCGAAGTAGCGCGTGTCGGTGTCCGAGTCCACCTGCGGCTTGAAGGGCGGCGGAATCTTCTTGGCGACGAGGTCGCTCCAGTTGACGGACGTGAAGAAGGGATGCTGCATGATCTCCTTGGCGTCGTCGGGGCCGGCGCCCAGGCGGCCGGCGGGCTCCTTGCACAGCAGGCCGGCCAGCAGCGAGCGGCAGGCGGCCGACAACGCGCGGGGGAAGCGCACCTCCTCCTGCAAGATGAGCTCGAACAGCACCTCGTGGTCCCTGTTGTAGAAGGGCAGGCGACCGCACACCATCTCGTACAGCACCACGCCGGTGCCCCACCAGTCCACGGCCGGCCCGTAATCCGTGTCCTCCAGCACCTCGGGCGCGAGGTACTCCGGAGTGCCGCAGAACGTCTTGGTCGTCCGGCCGTACGTGATGTCGACCTTGCACAGTCCGAAGTCGGCGATCTTGATGTGGCCGTCCTTGTCCAGGAGAAGATTCTCAAGCTTAAGATCCCTGTATATGATGCCCTCGGCATGCAGGTACCCCAGCGCCGCCACGATCTCGGCGCCGTAGAAGCGCGTCCGCTCCTCGCTGAAGGATCTCACTCGCGAAAGATGAAAGAACAGTTCCCCGCCGTTGGCGTACTCCATCACGAAACACACGCGGTCTGCCGTTTGGAACGAGTAACGCAGCGCCTGGACCACATGGAGGAAAGCTGGGTTAGTTAGTCGATCGACTCGTAAGCGGTGAAGCACTGGGCTGCTATATTACCGTAAGGAATGGATGTTTGGTCTTCTTGAGCACGTGGTTCTCGGTGATGGTGTGCGCGACCTCGTCCTTCTGTATGATGATGTGTTTCTTCAGTATCTTCATGGCGTAAAGCTTGCCGGTTCCCTTTTCTCTACTGAGCACCACCTTCCCGAAGGTCCCCTTCCCCAGGACCTTCACGAACTCAAACTTCTCCAAGGtctacaatattttcatacaattcaTGGACTTACATatacaacaaacaaaataatataagatatgTTATCCAAGGGGTTAACGTGAAAGGCAAACATATGAATGTAGTAAAGTAGAAGATGCtctgtgtgtatgtgtgtgtgtgtgtgtgtgtgtgtgtgtgtgtgtgtgtgtgtgtgtgtgtgtgtgtgtgtgtgtgtgtgtgtgtgtgtgtgtgtgtgtgtgtgtgtgcgtgtgtgtgtgtgtgcgtgtgtgtgtgcgtgcgtgtgtgtgtgcgtgtgtgtgtgtgcgtgtgtgtgcgtgcgtgtgtgtgtgcgtgcgtgtgtgtgtgcgtgcgtgtgtgtgcgtgcgtgtgtgtgtgtgcgtgtgtgtgcgtgcgtgcgtgtgtgtgtgcgtgcgtgtgtgtgtgcgtgcgtgtgtgtgcgtgcgtgtgtgtgcgtgcgtgtgtgtgcgtgtgtgtgtgcgtgcgtgtgtgtgcgtgcgtgtgtgtgtgtgtgcgtgtgtgtgtgcgtgcgtgtgtgtgtgcgtgcgtgtgtgtgtgcgtgcgtgtgtgtgtgcgtgcgtgtgtgtgtgcgtgcgtgtgtgtgtgcgagcgtgtgtgtgtgcgtgcgtgtgtgtgtgcgtgcgtgcgtgtgtgtgtgcgtgcgtgtgtgtgtgtgtgtttgtgcgTATATGCGTgattgtgtgtgtgttttccATCTCCATAAGTTAACTCACGATGCGTCTCGGATCCCTGAAGCTGGTGCCGAGCTTGGCGATGTCATCGTCGTCGGTGTCGTGCGGAGGGAGAACACCGCCGAGAGCCCCCGACGCACCCTCCCCGGCCGCCGAGCCCGCCGCCAGGGTCGACGATACATAGCGGATAGCCGCCACCCACTCCTCGCTGTGACACCatcacacaaaatatatatggaacCATTAAAGAACTGGACCCGAGTGGATTGTGAGTTGTGACGGTGAAAGGCAAAAATACATTAAGCGATCCTAAATGTAgagataaaatgttatgtcCTAAGTCAAAATACATTAAGGTAGCAAATACAGTTCccaatttttatcttattatacaTGTAAGTTGTGTGTTTGTATCAAATGATTCAAACACTTGTAACCCTattctgtataattttatagtaccGTTTAGTGGTGGACACACTGGATGAGAAGGGTCTCACAAGAGGCTTGTCAGACACACTTCAAAGAGACCATTTGTTTAACTGTTCTCTCGATACACCTACACAGATTTAGATAAATGGTTGGTCAACTTTATACAAACAAGTGATTTCCAGTCATATTAGGGACACTATGAttgtaaaaagtaataatataaaaagtattaagacCGTTGAAATGAAAAGCAAAAGGGGAAcgttcttattataatacaaacactAATCAAGATATCCCAGCACCAACTCCACAAACATTGCAAGGAGGAACAATAGCATTAAGCTCCCATAGCTTACTACAACTGTTCTTGACCaaacattaagttatttttttatcagaagTGGAGTTCATGAAACATTCCCTTTGATGATGTGATGTGGAACATTACAAGTCATTGTTCACACACTCCAGGTTAAAGGGTGAAAGGACACTGCTTTGGAAATACACAAAGTCTACCGTTTGTCACATCAACTTCCAAATATCAGGCAAGGATGCGGGAAATGTCTACGGAGAGAGAaaacctttaatattatatgtcatGTACCACAATTAAAACACAACCACTCGACACGGCCAACGCGCTACAAATgagtaaaacgaaatattctttatgaaaAGTTCAGCACATGTTTCACCACACtagattttaaagtttaattaagttattataacaaagtatGTAATATGAATATACACCATGCTGGAAAATATAGTGGCTAGTGTTGCTGTGTTTGGTGTGAATGGGGTCTACGGTGACAAGTGGTGGAGTGGAGCTGAGTCAGCTCGCTGACAGTGTGAGTGTAaaagatattgtaaataaacaacCAATGGACTTTGAACTCCACATACTGCCACtatttatagcaaataaatatttgactgGTTCGAAGTAAAGGTCACTACATTCAATGATTTCCCTTCTGAATTTATAGAAAGATGattcacaataataatttatattgatattgaatACCAAAGCCATCGTATCTGTTTTTTAAGCTTGACTTAAGGAAAGCGATGTTTCACTGTAACTGAAGTCTACTAACCGATCTTTCTCGTTGTCGACGGCGAAGTTTCTTTCTATGACGGTAGTCCACTGTAGGCCACGAATCGTGAACACGTAGGGCCGGGGTTTGTCTACAGCCATGATCTGACAATCGCGCACTGTAAACTTGTTGAGGGTGTCACGGTAGTTGTTGCGCTCGGGCTGCGCCTTGAATCCCAGTAGGTCGCCATTGTCGAACAGGATGAAGTAGCGGTCGCGCCAGTTACGGATGTGCTCGCCGCGCTTCAGCAACCAGCCCTCCTTCACGATATTCCCGGGCGCCGCCTCCGCCATCGCCAGCCGCCCGTCAGATGTTTGATAACAAATCGCCACCGACCACCGCACCACTACCACGTTTCCGTTCCGGAAAGCTCCTGGCGTAGTTCACCGATGCTGTGGTGCACTCTGAGTGCAATCAGCGATCATTTTCAACTTGCGGTGTAATTaatgaatagatttttaagttttgCAATCTAGAAAACGACACGAATTAGCGACGTAGCCTCGCGGTTGTTATGTGATTAAATGAGGAAGTGGCGTTTCATGATAATTACTCCCCGCTAGCACTTATACGAAATGCATAGGAAAGAAAGAGATATCCGATTGtgtgtatgttataaatatgactATTTATTTGGCTGCATAATAACCTATTTTGACAAATTAGTCCCATATGTCTACCGCTAGGTGAATAAGTGGCgttgttttacttttttttataacgttc
The window above is part of the Danaus plexippus chromosome 7, MEX_DaPlex, whole genome shotgun sequence genome. Proteins encoded here:
- the LOC116770702 gene encoding RAC serine/threonine-protein kinase — protein: MAEAAPGNIVKEGWLLKRGEHIRNWRDRYFILFDNGDLLGFKAQPERNNYRDTLNKFTVRDCQIMAVDKPRPYVFTIRGLQWTTVIERNFAVDNEKDREEWVAAIRYVSSTLAAGSAAGEGASGALGGVLPPHDTDDDDIAKLGTSFRDPRRITLEKFEFVKVLGKGTFGKVVLSREKGTGKLYAMKILKKHIIIQKDEVAHTITENHVLKKTKHPFLTALRYSFQTADRVCFVMEYANGGELFFHLSRVRSFSEERTRFYGAEIVAALGYLHAEGIIYRDLKLENLLLDKDGHIKIADFGLCKVDITYGRTTKTFCGTPEYLAPEVLEDTDYGPAVDWWGTGVVLYEMVCGRLPFYNRDHEVLFELILQEEVRFPRALSAACRSLLAGLLCKEPAGRLGAGPDDAKEIMQHPFFTSVNWSDLVAKKIPPPFKPQVDSDTDTRYFDSEFTGESVELTPPDNDSGLARIQEEHFPQFSYQDICSSAHSALSHLSHHSAAPDRRH